The DNA region TTGCAACTGCGGCATATTGTACGCTCACTATAGCGTGTTAATTACCAGGTAGTTCACGGTAAAATAATCTTTCTCTGGCGATCGCTCAGGAAAGTGATAATAATCAATGTCTAACTTCAACCTCATTTCCGAATATAAAAGCTTTGGTGGCAAACTCGGCTTTTATAGCCATTTCTCCTCAACCTGTAACGGTGAAATGCGCTTTGCTGTCTATCAACCACCACAAGCAAATCAAAAACCTGTGCCGATTCTCTATTTCCTCTCTGGGTTAAGTTCCACGGAAGAGAATTTTATGGTTAAGTCGGGAGTGCAGCGCTTTGCATCTGAGTACGGTTTGATATTGGTTGCACCAGATACAAGTCCGCGTAATACTGGCATTGCAGGTGAGGATGATCACTGGGACTTTGGCACAGGTGCAGGCTTTTATGTTGATGCTACAGAGGAACCGTGGCGTAAAAACTATCAAATGTATAGTTACGTCGTCGAGGAATTACCTGCTTTAATTACCGCAAATTTCCCTACGCAACCTGAAAAACAAGGTATTTTCGGTCATTCGATGGGTGGACATGGGGCGCTTGTCTGTGCAATGAGAAATCCAGAACTTTACAAATCAGTATCAGCTTTTGCACCTATCACTGCACCTATGCGTTGTCCTTGGGGTCAAAAGGCTTTTAGTGGTTATCTTGGCAATAATCAAGAAAGCTGGCGTGCTTATGATGCTAGTGAATTAGTCAAAAAAGTAGGATATCACAGTTCGATTCTCATTGACCAAGGCACTGCTGATAAATTTTTAGCTGAACAATTAATGCCTGAAGTGTTTGAGCAAGCTTGTGCAGATGTTAACCAGCCGCTAAAGTTGCGTTACCAAGAAGGTTATGACCACAGTTATTATTTTATTGCCAGTTTTATTGAAGATCATATCCGCCATCATGCGTTAGCGTAGCTTACCGTAGGTATCGCTTTATTAATTACAGCAGTTCTCATTTATTTCAACCCTATATTTCTATTTTGATTTTTGAACAAGACTAAGATAAATACGATGGTGTAAAAGTCTAACAAAAATAATGTAATATCAGGTTCTGGTGATAACTTTTAATAAAATCTATCAATGTAGCGACTGTCTTAAAAGCCAACCTTATTAGGCGATCGTTAGTGAAACGGCGATACATGACAAATATATAGGAATCCGGTTTGATTTGGAGAAAATATACGTAGGATGTGTTAGCACAGAGAGTACGGCATCAAACTCGTGTTCATAGTGCGTTACGAACTCCGTTCTAACACACTCTACAATACTTAATTTCGTTCAAAAATCAAATAGTAATCCTATATAATTGGTTAAACTTTGTTCTTGAGCAAACAAATATGAGTGATTTTGACCATTCTCAACATCGAAAAGATTATATCATCCTTTTAATAATTTGGCTGATAGCACTAGCTATAGATAGAGTTTGGTTTTTCTTAGATGACTCGATTCCAGCCTACGATCAAAGCGCACATTTAGCTACAGCATTACATCATTATAGAATTTTTCAAAACTTCAATATCTTCTCAGGAGATTGGTGGTTATCTCTGTGGCAATTAACTCCAAGTTATCGCGCTCCTTTTGTATATATTTGCACTGTCCCATTTTTGATGTTGTTTGGACGTGGATATGACCAAGCAAGTTTGGTCAACTTGTTGTATACTGCGATGATTATAGTTTCAGTATATTATTTAGGTAATTTTTTATTTAATAACCGAAAAACTAGCATAACTGCCAGTATCTTTTGTGTGTTATTTCCTATTTTAGGAGTTATTCGGACAGATTATTTAATAGATTATGGTTTGACAGCAATTATTACAGTAACTTTTACAGTTTTGACGATTTGGAAAAATAGTTATATTGGGTTTTTATCATGGGGGTTAACTATTCTATTGGGCGTTGGAATAGGTTTAATCTTGTTAGCTAAACCTACAGGTTTTATTTTTATTTTAGTTCCTAGTATTTGGGCATTAATTAGTTTTATTAGAAAACGCAGATTTATTAAGCTAATTCAAGCTTGCTTATCTTTGATAATAGCTTGGTTAATTTGTAGTTTTTGGTATGGGTTAAATTGGTTAACAATTATTACATCGGCATTAAACGCTAACCAAGTTGGAAAAAGAGAGGGTGATCCTTCTCCCATAACTATTGCTGGATGGCTATACTATCCACAAATGATCCCAGAAACCGTTGGTTTACCAATATTATGTGTGAGTATTGGCATTTTATTGGTTTATCTGATTAAATATAAATTTACTACTAACTTAATTTCAGCAAATCTCCATAAATCGGCTCGAATTTGGTTATTAGTTACCTTAGTAAGTAGCTATATAATTTGTTCTTTAGGCACAAATAAAGACATTAGATTTATTCTGCCATGTTTTCCGATAATTAGTTTAATATTGGCGGATTTATTCAATTTAATTGAAAATATATATTTTGATAGACTGAGATTAGCCACTTTAGTATTAAGTTGCATAGTTTTACTAAATAATTTGTTTCCATTACCCCTAATTCAAGCATGGGGTGGTAGACATTTACCTAATAATGATGCTAAAGAATATCCTCTGGACAAACTGATACACAAAATTACCGAAACCAATTTATATTTAAGGTCGAATTTAGGGGTAATTCCTGTTTCTACACCGCAGATAAATGAGTATACTTTAAATTATTTTGGGGCATTAGCAGATTTTCGCGTATCCGGCAGAAAATTAACAACCAAATTATCTCAGGTAGAGCAAGATTTACAATATTTTTGTTGGTATATTACTAGAGATAATGAACCATATAACCCTGGAGAAAGTGGAGAGACTAAACGGAAATTAAAATCTTTAGTCGAATCTTCTACTGATTTAAAATTACAGGGCAATTGGATATTACCTCATGGAGATAAAATGCGATTATATGGTTGCAAAAATCCTCCTGTAATTGTTGAAAAAATAAATAATAGCAAGTCTGTAATTAGTCTAGAAAAAATAGCGATTTCTCAACAATTAGTTTTAGATAAAAACAACCCTGTAAATTATGAAATAACAGGTTCATGGGATGATTTGCAGAATGGTATCTTACTGTTAAGATGGCAAAATGTCCAATCATCTTGGTATCACGATCATGGCATTGGCTTGGGTAATTTATACTGTGGCATCAAATGTCATCCTGAAGGAACTTTCCGGGTGAAAGAAGCCTTAGCTACATTTATTCCTAAAACACTACCACTAGGTAAATATCAGCTATCAGCACTATATTTAGATAGAAGAAACAACAAAACCACATCTTTAAATATTCCAGATATTACTGTAGATGTGACAAATGTCGGAACAGTAGAAAAATCGCCAGCTTTAGATTTAGTTAACCGAACTTCACAGCTAGCCCAAGAGTTACAACAGGGTAAAATAAATAATATATTTGTGCAAGTAGCTCATTTCAATCAATACGATCCTACTCAAGATTATTTAAAACAAATTGATTTCGTAGCTAATTATTATCTGCAAACAGAGCCAAATAACTTAAATTGGCGTTACACCTTAGTATTATCACAACTTTTACAGCGCCAAGTCCCAGAATTAATCCAAAATTTGAAAGAATTAACTAAATATGATGCTCAAAATCCTTATACATGGATTTATTTAGCTTTTGTTTATTTATATAATTTTCAACCTGTACAAGCTGAACAAAATTTAGCGATCGCAGAGCAACTAAAACCAGATATACCAGAATTAAAAACTTTAAAAAGTGTAACAAATATTATGAAATTTTTGCCACTACAATGGTTTGCTACCAAGGAATAGGAGGAAAAAGTGCAGATATTAGCATATTTTGCTACTTTATCACCCACAGACTGGTATCGCCTTCATACCGTCCTAGAAGCGATAAGATGAAAAATAAATTCATACTGTGTTTATGGCAACCCAACTCAGTGAAGCCAAATCCCAAACTGAACTGGTAATCTCTTGGGAAGCCTTACCCAAGGATTTTAAACTAGAGGATGAACCAGTGGAGAATACAGGTCAGCCACTTTTGGCTGGTGCTTTGCGTGAAAGCTTAGAAATCAGTGGATTCATCCAACCCCAAATGTTGATAGCTTCTAACTTTGGTCTTTGTGCGACAGTCAACGGGCAATTTATTGCCAAAGCACCTGACTGGGTTTATGTACCATTAGTGAATCAAGTTGTGGGTAATCGCAAAAGTTATACACCCAATTTAGAAGGAGATATCCCAGCGATCGCCATCGAATTTCTATCGGATACTGAGGGTGGAGAATATTCGGTAAAGCGAAGTTATCCACCAGGCAAATGGTTTTTCTATGAGCAAATTTTGCAGATTCCCATTTACATAATTTTTGAACCAGATGGCGGTTTATTGGAATATTATCAACTGGAAAATAAACGTTATGAGTTAAAGCAACCTGACGAAAATGGCCGTCATTGGATTGATGTAATGGGCTTATTTTTGGGAACTTGGCAAGGAACAAAAGAAGCTCACACTGGTTATTGGTTGCGCTGGTGGGATCAAGCTGGTAATCTATTACCGTGGGCTGTAGAACAGATTGAACAAGAACGCCAACGCGCCGAACAAGAACGTCAACGTGCTGAACAAGAACACCAACGCGCCGAACAAGAACGCCAGCAAAAAGAACGACTGATTGCTTATTTGCAATCTCAGGGTATTGACCCGAATAATTTGCCTCCGTTGGAGTAGAAACTAAAAACCACCTTTTTGTAGGGATAATTAATCAATTGCCCCTACAAAACTCATGCAATTTTGCAAAATAAATTAGTTTACCAATTAAGCAACAATATAAGGCGAGTCAATCGCAGCTACACGGCCAGCGTCTACCAAAGCTTGGTATACCATCACCGTCACCTCAGCGCGTGTAGCATCGCGGGTAGGATTGAGTTGTTTGACGTTCGGGTGATTGACGATAATCCCCTTGTCTATAGCTTTTACTACCTCATCCTTAGCATATTCAGGAATCTTTGCTTGGTCATCAAAAGTTTTGGTAACGGTTGTACTATCAGCAGATAACCCCAATCCATTCACCAAGGAAACAATTACTTGCACGCGCTGGATATTTTTGTTGGGGGCAAAGGTATTGTCAGGAAAACCAGAGAGAAATGAACCTTGATATGCCTGCTGAATTACTTTCGATGCCCAGAAGTCTGCTGGTACATCTTTGAATTTAATCGCGGGGCGGCTTGGGGGTGGATTGAAAGCTTTTACCAGTAATGCTGCATATTGTGCCCGTGTCATCGTAGCATCTGGTTTAAATGTGCGATCTGGAAAACCATTAACTATCCCTAACTTGACTAATTCCCGAATAAAGCCACCTGCCCAATGATTTTTAATATCGGTTAATTCTATAGTAGGCGTGGGAGTTGGTGTCGGAGTGGGAGTGGGAGTTGGTGTTGGGGTAGGAGTTGGTATTGGAATGGGAATGGGAGTGGGAGTAGGTGTTGGCGTTGGTGTTGGTGTCGGTGTCGGTGTCGGTGTCGGTGTTGGTGTTGGTGTTGGAGTGGGAATGGGAGTGGGAGTAGGTGTTGGTGTGGGCGTCGGAACCGAATTATCTGCAAACTCTACGTTTCCTGTGACTTTAGACGTATCTATTTTATTTCCCACAGAAACCAGCTTGTTGGAACTGGCATTTTGCAAATTAAATTTACCGTTATTGCGTAAAGTATTGCCTCCTAAGTTATTGGTACTGCCGATATCTGGTAAGGCAGTTCCGATTACTGTGATACCATCGTCAGTGTTATTTTCGCAGACATTGTTACGCAATACAGGACGAGCGCTGCCAGAGATGACAATTCCAGAACGGTTTTCGTAAGTTTTGTTATCTCGAAGGGTGGGTGATGCAGTATCACTAATGGCAATGCCAAAACCTGTTTTTAAGCAGGTATTATCTTGAATTTGACCTTTGGAATTTTTAGCGATCGCAATTCCATTGGCTGCATTCTCACTGAACACATTACCTAGAATAACTGGATTAGCCTCACCTGTAGTAAATACTCCTTCCCGTTTACAGTTGGTGAAGGTGTTATTGGCAACAGTAGGGGCAGTTGATTCAATCCAGACACCACTACCACGGCTAGCTAAATTTGTTACAGTCACTCCCCGCAGTTCGGCTTTATCGAGTAGTACAAATGTGACATTCTGAGCAGCAAAAGTACGGCTCAAATAGCTACCACTCCCTTCAATTAAAATACCATTGCCTTTATTGGTTTCATTACCCACCACTGTCACCCCAGATGGAACCGTTAGCGGAAAGGCTTCACCGCTAGCAGTATTGTAATTACCTTCTGCTAGTTGAATCTTGGTGTTATCTGTAGATACTTTAAGGGCTTGCGTAATAGTTTTGAATGGGGCTTGTTGGCTACCAAGGTTAGTATCTTTGCCGGATACTGGATTTACATAAAAATTCTGAGCCATATTATACTTCCAAAAAATACATAGCTATCTTAGCGCTAACCATGAAAGGTTAAAATAATTCGTAGTAAAGAATTCTTCACTACGAATTACGAATTACGAATTAGTAATTAGTTAACGAACTTTGGGGGTTTAAGTCCCCAGCAAGATAGGCAGCACGTTTTGTGTCGGGGTCTAAATCCCCGTCACAAAACGTAATTGCGAATTGCGAATTGCGAATTGCGAATTGCGAATTGCGAATTGCGAATTGGTTTAATAGGGCCACTTCCAGTCACGAATTTCTGGCATATCGTCGCCATACTTCTCAATGTAATGTTTGTGTTCGATCAGCTTATCTTGCAACTGCTGTTTGACATAAGCTGCCCTATATCCTAGTTTTGGTACGCGATCAATTACGTCCATCACTAAATGGAAGCGATCAAGTTCGTTAAGCACAACCATATCAAAGGGAGTGGTGGTGGTTCCTTCTTCCTTGT from Nostoc commune NIES-4072 includes:
- the fghA gene encoding S-formylglutathione hydrolase, with translation MSNFNLISEYKSFGGKLGFYSHFSSTCNGEMRFAVYQPPQANQKPVPILYFLSGLSSTEENFMVKSGVQRFASEYGLILVAPDTSPRNTGIAGEDDHWDFGTGAGFYVDATEEPWRKNYQMYSYVVEELPALITANFPTQPEKQGIFGHSMGGHGALVCAMRNPELYKSVSAFAPITAPMRCPWGQKAFSGYLGNNQESWRAYDASELVKKVGYHSSILIDQGTADKFLAEQLMPEVFEQACADVNQPLKLRYQEGYDHSYYFIASFIEDHIRHHALA
- a CDS encoding Uma2 family endonuclease, translated to MATQLSEAKSQTELVISWEALPKDFKLEDEPVENTGQPLLAGALRESLEISGFIQPQMLIASNFGLCATVNGQFIAKAPDWVYVPLVNQVVGNRKSYTPNLEGDIPAIAIEFLSDTEGGEYSVKRSYPPGKWFFYEQILQIPIYIIFEPDGGLLEYYQLENKRYELKQPDENGRHWIDVMGLFLGTWQGTKEAHTGYWLRWWDQAGNLLPWAVEQIEQERQRAEQERQRAEQEHQRAEQERQQKERLIAYLQSQGIDPNNLPPLE
- a CDS encoding DUF1565 domain-containing protein, whose protein sequence is MAQNFYVNPVSGKDTNLGSQQAPFKTITQALKVSTDNTKIQLAEGNYNTASGEAFPLTVPSGVTVVGNETNKGNGILIEGSGSYLSRTFAAQNVTFVLLDKAELRGVTVTNLASRGSGVWIESTAPTVANNTFTNCKREGVFTTGEANPVILGNVFSENAANGIAIAKNSKGQIQDNTCLKTGFGIAISDTASPTLRDNKTYENRSGIVISGSARPVLRNNVCENNTDDGITVIGTALPDIGSTNNLGGNTLRNNGKFNLQNASSNKLVSVGNKIDTSKVTGNVEFADNSVPTPTPTPTPTPIPTPTPTPTPTPTPTPTPTPTPTPTPTPIPIPIPTPTPTPTPTPTPTPTPTPTIELTDIKNHWAGGFIRELVKLGIVNGFPDRTFKPDATMTRAQYAALLVKAFNPPPSRPAIKFKDVPADFWASKVIQQAYQGSFLSGFPDNTFAPNKNIQRVQVIVSLVNGLGLSADSTTVTKTFDDQAKIPEYAKDEVVKAIDKGIIVNHPNVKQLNPTRDATRAEVTVMVYQALVDAGRVAAIDSPYIVA